CGTTTTACAGCAGTTCGCTCATGATGTCCTGAAAACAACGCAGTTGGGACTCTTTGGGCAGCTGCCCGGTGAAGAACACAAGTTCCCACAATTTACGATTGAAGCCGACAAGAACCCAAATACGGCAGGCGCGCGAACGATACTCGGTTCTGCGAATGGGAATGTCGTTTTAGAGGGTGATACGCTTTGGGAAAAGGTATCGGGTGCAAAAGTCGTTTACCTCGTGAGTGGTGGACCGGAACGTCCTCTCGAAGATGCTGAAAAAACCGCATTGGAGAGCGTTGATTTCCTTATCGTGCAAGATGTTTTGCCTTCAGAAGCAACGCAGTTAGCTGATGTGGTGCTACCCGGAACAACTTTCGCCGAGAAAGATGGCACCTTCACTAACTCGACAGGTTGGGTGCAGCGGATTCGTAAGGCAATTGATCCACCGGGCGAAGCGCGTGTGGATTGGGAAATTACGCAGCAGATTGCCCAGCAGCTCGGTGGTGAGATGAACTATCACTTCGCGGGTGAGATTGCATTGGCTATTGCAGAGCATGTGCCGGGCTATACTGACACAACACATCAAAAAATTGGAGATGCAGGAATTAAATTGGCGATTAGCAATTAGCAGTTAGTTGTTAGTTAAGAGGTTTGGTTCAACAGAGGGTTCTTCAGATAACCTCAAAATCCGTAGCTCGTAATGTAGTAGAGAGCGGATTCGAGGAACGCCCGTCAACGTAGAAACGCATGTTATTTAACCGCAAGGAATAATTTAAAAAATGGAAAATTTCCCTCTCGTTTTAGTCATCAGTTCAATCGTCAAGATTCTCATCGTCGTCCATATGTTGCTTATTGGCGTGATGTTAATGATCTGGGCGGAACGGCGGGTGAGCGGATGGATGCAGGATCGGTTGGGACCTAACAGGGTTGGACCACAAGGACTGCTCCAACCTGTCGCAGATGGGCTTAAGTTCTTGTTTAAAGAGGACCTTATCCCAGATCATGTAGATAAACCGCTTTATGTAATGGCACCCGCAATGCTGTTAGTCCCAGCGCTTGTTACAGTTGCTGTTGTGCCATTTGGGAGTTCTATTACGGTATTCGGACATGAAATACCGCTCCAGATTGCAGATATCAACATCGGTATTCTGTATGTATTGGCGATAACATCCCTTGGGGTCTACGGTGTTGTCCTCGGGGCATGGGCATCTAATAACAAATATTCACTGCTGGGCGGTTTACGTTCCTCTGCACAGATGATTAGTTACGAGCTAACACTCGGGTTGGCAATCATCGGTCTGCTGATGCTAACGAGTTCTCTCAGCCTTCGTGAAATCGCAAACGAGCAAGGCGCGTACCCATGGCAGTGGAATTTCCTGATTCATTTCCCTGCATTTCTGGCGTTTACAACAGCGATGTTTGCGGAAACGAATCGATTGCCTTTTGATCTCGCTGAAGCGGAGCAGGAGCTTGTCGCAGGGTATCACACTGAATACAGTAGCATGAAATTTGCGATGTTTTTTATGGCTGAATATATGAACATGATTGTCGGTTCTGCCGTAACAGTGACGCTCTTCTTAGGCGGATGGCATTTCTTTGGTTTAGAAAATATGGGCGGTCCTGTATGGAGCGGACTCATCTCGTTCGGCATCTTTTTTGTTAAAACAGCGATTTTCCTGTTCGTATTTATCTGGGTGCGTTGGACGCTTCCTCGATTCCGCTATGACCAACTCATGAACTTGGGTTGGAAATTCCTATTGCCTGTTGCCTTGAGTTCAATCGTCGTAACCGGCATTTTATGGATAACGACCAACTCTCGTCTGATCGTAGGTATCGGAAATGTGGTTTCCGCGTTTATTGTTGTATCCATTGTCGCAGGACTCCTTGTCATGAGCACACCTAAGCCGGCAATCCAAGATAGTGACAATCAGCTTACCCCAACCGCTCTCGACGCAATAGAATAGGAGGCATGCTTATGAATGCAGAACAGATTCTATTTATTCTCTTTGGAGCGGTCTCGCTGATTGGCGCGATTGCTGTCATCTCGTTTCGACATCCGATTTATAGCGCGCTGTCGCTTATTGTAACGTTTTTCGCACAAGCAGGTCTTTTTGTCCTGCTGGGTGCACATTTCGTTGCAGCTGTGCAAGTCATCGTCTATGCCGGCGCGATTATGGTCCTGTTCCTCTTTGTGATTATGCTCTTGAACCTGGGGACACTCTCGGCGAAAGGGGCTATTGGAACGAAACTGAAGGGATTCGCTGTTATTTTGGGCATCCTCCTTGCCGCCGAAGGCATTTATATTGCAATGAATGCACTCAACGATACCGCAGTGGCAGCGGCAGAACCTGCGGCAGCGGTAACGACAACCACTTATGATATTGGTGAACTCTTGTTCAGCAAGTACCTTTTACCGTTTGAGGTTACCTCGCTTATCTTGTTGGCAGCATTGATTGGCGTTATCGTTTTGGTAAAACGCGAAGGGCAAGAAGAAAACTAAATTTTTAATGATTCGCAAAGCGTTCAATCAAGCAATTGGTTTAACAACGATCCTCGCTTAAGAATCGCCTGCGCCGTTGTTGCAGGCTACCATCACTCTTCAGCTCTGTAAAGGCGGTATATTTATAGATCGGGCTATAATGCCTACAACTGTTAAGGGAAAAGGTTTTTATATGTCATTAGAGTATTATCTCATATTGAGCGCACTCTTGTTTACAACGGGAGTCATCGGCGTCCTCATCCGCAGGAACGCTATTATCATCTTTATGTGTATTGAGTTGATGCTGAATGCGGCGAATCTTGCCTTTGTGGCAATCAGTCGTAGTCTCGGTGAGGCAACCGGACAGGTGTTCGTTTTCTTTGTCATGACTGTTGCTGCCGCTGAGGTGGCGATTGGACTCGCAATTATTGTGAGTGTTTTCAAACATCGACAAACAATCAATGTAGATGAAGTTAATTCGTTGAAGGGCTAAGCAAAATTGGTTATCAGTTAAAGAAGATTCTGAGAACCAATACAAGGATAAAAAATGACAATAGAATTAATTGTTATCCTGTTAGTTGCCCCACTTGTTGGGTTCCTGATTAACGGGTTATTAGGACTTGCAGAAAATAAGGGGCTAAAAGGTAACGAGCAACTCAGCGGCTGGATAGGTTCGCTTGCGGTGCTTGTCTCTTTAGTCTGCTCGATTATCGCTTTTGCCAGTTTGCACGGCGGTGCTGCCCCGTTCGATGAAACCCTGTATGAATGGATTACAGGCGAGTCGTTCGCGTTCAATATCGGGTTCCGTGTAGACGCACTAACGTCAGTGATGTTGTTAGTGATTACGGGTGTCGGCTTTCTCATCCACGTCTATTCGATTGGCTACATGCATGGCGATGAAGGATATACACGCTATTTTGCCTATCTGAACCTATTCGTCTTTGCAATGTTAATCTTGGTCCTCGGAAATAACTATCTGATGATGTTCGTTGGGTGGGAGGGTGTTGGACTCTGCTCATATCTTCTCATAGGATTTTGGTATGAGAAGCAAACGGCGACGGATGCTGGAAAAAAGGCGTTCATCGTGAACCGGATTGGCGACTTCGGGTTCTTGCTGGGTATGTTTACGCTGTTCGCTGCGTTCGGAACCCTCGATTTCGCATCAATATTTGATGCCGCTGAGGCAGATAATTTTCAGAAAGTTTTTGGTGCCAGTACCCTCGTAATTGCTACTTTGCTACTCTTCGTTGGCGCGATAGGTAAATCGGCGCAGATTCCGCTCTATGTATGGCTCCCCGACGCAATGGAAGGTCCCACACCTGTCAGTGCTTTGATTCACGCTGCTACAATGGTGACAGCGGGTGTATATATGATAGCACGCTCGGCTGTGCTTTATAATATCGCACATACCGGCGAAGTGGTCGCGTGGGTCGGTGTTTTAACTGCCTTCTTCGCCGCAACGATCGCACTTACCCAGAACGATATAAAACGTATCCTCGCCTATTCTACTGTGAGTCAACTCGGTTATATGTTCCTTGGTGTTGGTGTTGGTGCTTATGCATCTGGTGTTTTCCACTTAGTGACACATGCCTTCTTTAAAGGGTTGATGTTCCTCACCGCTGGTAGTGTGATGCACGCGATGGCGAATGAATTGGATATGCGAAGGATGGGCGGCTTAAAGGCAAAGATGCCGATAACGCATTGGACTTTTTTAGTCGGTGCTCTTGCTATTGCGGGGTTTCCGTTTCTGAGCGGTTTCTGGAGCAAGGATGAAATCTTACACAGTGCATGGGGGAGTTCGCCACTTATTTACGTCATCGGCTTAGTCACGGCATTCTTGACGGCGTTTTATATGTTCCGTCTAATCTTTGTGACGTTTTATGGTGAATCTCGTGTTGAACCTGAAGTCGCTTCGCATCTGCACGAGTCACCACCCGTCATGTGGGTACCGCTCGCAATTCTGGCGATTCCTTCTGCCTTGATTGGCTTACTTTTGGGTTGGGGTGGACATGAAAGTTGGTTCCACCACTTCACGAAGAGTGTTTTTCCAGAGGCGCACCATGAGGCATCGGGTAATGTCATCTTATTTATGGTGATTTCATCTGTGGTCGGTTTGGCGGGAATTGCGTTTGCTTGGTCGCGCTATCGTGAAAGAACGCCATCTGAGGCGCCTACCAATGCGCTACACAAACTTCTTGTGAACAAGTACTATGTAGACGAGGTATACAACGCGCTCATTGTGCAACCGATTAAAAACGGTTCTCATTATCTGCTCTGGCGAATTGTCGATAACGGCATTATTGATGGGATTGTCAACGGTGTAGGATCTATTATCCGATTTATTGGTGGAACGTTGCGCCGCCTCCAGACAGGAATTGTCCAAGCGTATATTGTATCAATGGTTCTCGGAATAGTGTTATTCCTCGCATACTATCTGTTTTTTACGTAGCCCGTTTGTATTTTAAATGTGAACCCTCCTTCTTTGAGGAACACTGATGGAGGAAGAAAATGAAACAGAAAACTTTTCGACCACGGGATATGCTCAACAAAGAAGTTGCCGTGATCTGTGGGGTCGCCAGGTTGACAGATAAAGCACGAGCTGCCCACGCTGGAGAAATCGGACGTTATAAATACGGTGCTGATTCCAAACAAGATACTGCGATTTTATCCTTTCTCAATATCTCAGCGGAGGCTTTTCAGGAAGTTGCTGTGCAAATCGACAATGATGTCAAATTGGGTGCGTGGATTCTGGACAACTGTGGAAGATCAGATAAAGATATTTCCACCTTCAACCGTAAGTTAAGAACTTGGTGGAAAAATAAAATACCTGCAGACAGTTTCTCGAAACGCCGCCGCGAATTGGGGCAGCAAGAAGAAAATAGGATGCGGTATTGGCTTTACCCTTGGTTCTGGCGGTGATTTATTCCTTTAAGAGAGGAAATCGCGATCGGTAGGTTGTGCCTATCGACGGAAGTTAAGATACCCTAAAGGAGGTTTCCTTGTTACTTTCGATAGTCATCTTTTTACCACTGCTCGGCGTGATAGCGATCGCGTTGCTCAGAGGACTCGGTGCGTCCGCTGTCAAAGGCATT
This region of Candidatus Poribacteria bacterium genomic DNA includes:
- the nuoH gene encoding NADH-quinone oxidoreductase subunit NuoH; translated protein: MENFPLVLVISSIVKILIVVHMLLIGVMLMIWAERRVSGWMQDRLGPNRVGPQGLLQPVADGLKFLFKEDLIPDHVDKPLYVMAPAMLLVPALVTVAVVPFGSSITVFGHEIPLQIADINIGILYVLAITSLGVYGVVLGAWASNNKYSLLGGLRSSAQMISYELTLGLAIIGLLMLTSSLSLREIANEQGAYPWQWNFLIHFPAFLAFTTAMFAETNRLPFDLAEAEQELVAGYHTEYSSMKFAMFFMAEYMNMIVGSAVTVTLFLGGWHFFGLENMGGPVWSGLISFGIFFVKTAIFLFVFIWVRWTLPRFRYDQLMNLGWKFLLPVALSSIVVTGILWITTNSRLIVGIGNVVSAFIVVSIVAGLLVMSTPKPAIQDSDNQLTPTALDAIE
- the nuoK gene encoding NADH-quinone oxidoreductase subunit NuoK, which codes for MSLEYYLILSALLFTTGVIGVLIRRNAIIIFMCIELMLNAANLAFVAISRSLGEATGQVFVFFVMTVAAAEVAIGLAIIVSVFKHRQTINVDEVNSLKG
- the nuoL gene encoding NADH-quinone oxidoreductase subunit L, which codes for MTIELIVILLVAPLVGFLINGLLGLAENKGLKGNEQLSGWIGSLAVLVSLVCSIIAFASLHGGAAPFDETLYEWITGESFAFNIGFRVDALTSVMLLVITGVGFLIHVYSIGYMHGDEGYTRYFAYLNLFVFAMLILVLGNNYLMMFVGWEGVGLCSYLLIGFWYEKQTATDAGKKAFIVNRIGDFGFLLGMFTLFAAFGTLDFASIFDAAEADNFQKVFGASTLVIATLLLFVGAIGKSAQIPLYVWLPDAMEGPTPVSALIHAATMVTAGVYMIARSAVLYNIAHTGEVVAWVGVLTAFFAATIALTQNDIKRILAYSTVSQLGYMFLGVGVGAYASGVFHLVTHAFFKGLMFLTAGSVMHAMANELDMRRMGGLKAKMPITHWTFLVGALAIAGFPFLSGFWSKDEILHSAWGSSPLIYVIGLVTAFLTAFYMFRLIFVTFYGESRVEPEVASHLHESPPVMWVPLAILAIPSALIGLLLGWGGHESWFHHFTKSVFPEAHHEASGNVILFMVISSVVGLAGIAFAWSRYRERTPSEAPTNALHKLLVNKYYVDEVYNALIVQPIKNGSHYLLWRIVDNGIIDGIVNGVGSIIRFIGGTLRRLQTGIVQAYIVSMVLGIVLFLAYYLFFT
- a CDS encoding NADH-quinone oxidoreductase subunit J, whose protein sequence is MNAEQILFILFGAVSLIGAIAVISFRHPIYSALSLIVTFFAQAGLFVLLGAHFVAAVQVIVYAGAIMVLFLFVIMLLNLGTLSAKGAIGTKLKGFAVILGILLAAEGIYIAMNALNDTAVAAAEPAAAVTTTTYDIGELLFSKYLLPFEVTSLILLAALIGVIVLVKREGQEEN
- a CDS encoding DUF5069 domain-containing protein, encoding MKQKTFRPRDMLNKEVAVICGVARLTDKARAAHAGEIGRYKYGADSKQDTAILSFLNISAEAFQEVAVQIDNDVKLGAWILDNCGRSDKDISTFNRKLRTWWKNKIPADSFSKRRRELGQQEENRMRYWLYPWFWR